A region from the Helcococcus ovis genome encodes:
- the rpsL gene encoding 30S ribosomal protein S12 codes for MPTINQLIRNNRKSESKKSNTPALGYNFNTLRKKNTQVNSPQKRGVCTSVRTTTPKKPNSALRKIARVRLTNGAEVLSYIPGIGHNLQEHSVVLIRGGRVKDLPGVRYHIIRGTLDTAGVSGRKQARSKYGAKKA; via the coding sequence ATGCCTACAATTAACCAACTAATTAGGAACAATAGAAAGAGTGAAAGCAAAAAGTCAAATACTCCTGCTTTAGGTTATAATTTTAATACTCTAAGAAAGAAAAATACTCAAGTAAATTCTCCTCAAAAGAGAGGTGTATGTACATCAGTTAGAACAACAACACCTAAAAAACCTAACTCAGCTTTACGTAAGATTGCCAGAGTAAGATTGACAAATGGAGCGGAAGTTCTATCATATATTCCTGGTATCGGACACAACTTACAAGAACACTCTGTTGTACTTATAAGAGGTGGTAGAGTAAAAGACTTACCTGGGGTAAGATACCACATTATTAGAGGAACATTGGATACAGCTGGAGTTTCAGGAAGAAAACAAGCTAGATCTAAATATGGTGCTAAGAAGGCTTAA
- the rpoC gene encoding DNA-directed RNA polymerase subunit beta', with the protein MASFKAMQVGLASPDMIRDWSRGEVKKPETINYRTLKPEREGLFCQKIFGPIKDYECACGKYKRIRYKGVVCEKCGVEVTKSKVRRERMGHIELATPVSHIWYFKGIPSRMGLLLDMSPKSLEKVLYFANYIVTDPGDCDEVSYKQVLTETEYNKLYIEYGDDFTASMGAEAIEKLLSDINLEELHAELTEELETASGQKRVRIYRRLEVIESFLQSKNRPEWMCLHVLPVIPPDLRPMVQLEGGRFATSDLNDLYRRVINRNNRLKRLLEIGAPDIIVRNEKRMLQESVDALIDNGRRGKPVTGASNRPLKSLSDMLKGKTGRFRQNLLGKRVDYSGRSVIVVGPELEFYQCGLPKYMALELFKPFIMERLVSKYEAKNIRSAKKLIDRKDPIVWGALEEVIKDHPVLLNRAPTLHRLGIQAFEPVLVEGKAIKLHPLVCTAYNADFDGDQMAVHVPLSAEAQAEARLLMMSTNNILAPKDGKPITTPTQDMVLGSYYLTSEFTVEDTDYVFSDYDEMIKALENKIIHLHSRIGVKIKKDEKDKGKVVRSTVGRFIFNSEIPQDLGFVDRNKDPYSLEVDVLVDSKMLSKIIDKAFHKYGNIRTARLLDYIKKTGYNYSTKASISIGMADVITPDDKEAIIKAADDKIVEIEEYTNMGLYTEEERYNQVIKTWEQATEDVTKALMENLDSTNTIAIMANSGARGSVRQIRQLGGMRGLMASTTGRTIEIPVKANFREGLSVQEFFISTHGSRKGLSDTAIRTADSGYLTRRLVDVSQDVIIREDDCGTDSYITVKDILEGKEVIEKLRDRIVGRTSFEDILNPVTGQIIVHKNEIITEEMADEITKEHVMEKFGGDSEIIQIKEVKIRSALECKSEFGVCSKCYGRNLATGKETNIGEAVGIVAAQSIGEPGTQLTMRTFHSGGVAGGGAITQGLPRVEELFEARRPKGQAIIAKNSGTVTVDDSEERIKIFINDGEETSKYILPFNVNPKQGIVDGGHIEKGDKITEGSINPHEYLELLGTQAVQDYIIKEIQKVYRLQGVDIDDKHIEIIIKQMLQKVNITESGDSEFLVGTMPNRRHVDNRNKELIEQGKKPAEYEYVLLGITKASIASDSFLSAASFQETTRVLTDASIKAKTDDLVGLKENIIIGKLIPAGTGLSKYSTILEEEKEEISTEK; encoded by the coding sequence ATGGCAAGTTTTAAAGCGATGCAAGTTGGTTTAGCTTCTCCGGACATGATTAGAGATTGGTCAAGAGGAGAGGTAAAAAAACCTGAAACAATTAACTACAGAACATTAAAGCCAGAAAGAGAAGGTCTATTTTGTCAAAAAATATTTGGACCAATCAAAGACTATGAATGTGCTTGCGGTAAATATAAAAGAATAAGATATAAAGGCGTAGTATGTGAAAAATGTGGTGTTGAAGTTACGAAGTCAAAAGTTAGACGTGAAAGAATGGGACACATTGAATTAGCTACACCTGTATCTCATATTTGGTACTTCAAAGGAATTCCTTCAAGAATGGGATTACTGTTAGATATGAGTCCAAAATCTTTAGAAAAAGTTTTATATTTTGCAAATTATATTGTAACTGATCCGGGGGATTGTGATGAAGTTTCATATAAACAGGTATTAACTGAAACGGAATATAATAAATTGTATATTGAATATGGTGATGATTTTACTGCTTCAATGGGTGCGGAAGCAATTGAAAAATTACTGTCAGATATAAATTTAGAAGAGTTACATGCAGAATTAACAGAAGAGTTAGAAACAGCTTCCGGTCAAAAAAGAGTAAGAATATACAGAAGACTTGAAGTAATAGAATCATTCTTGCAATCAAAAAACAGACCTGAATGGATGTGTTTACATGTTTTACCTGTTATTCCACCCGATTTAAGACCTATGGTTCAATTAGAAGGTGGTAGATTTGCTACATCAGACTTGAATGATTTATATAGAAGAGTAATAAATAGAAATAATAGATTAAAGAGATTGTTAGAAATTGGAGCTCCTGATATCATTGTAAGAAATGAAAAAAGAATGCTTCAAGAATCAGTAGATGCTTTAATTGATAATGGTAGAAGAGGTAAACCGGTTACTGGAGCTTCAAATAGACCATTAAAATCATTATCCGATATGTTAAAAGGTAAAACAGGTAGATTTAGACAAAACTTATTAGGTAAGAGGGTTGACTACTCTGGTCGTTCGGTAATCGTTGTTGGACCGGAATTAGAATTTTACCAATGTGGTTTACCAAAATATATGGCATTAGAATTATTTAAGCCATTTATTATGGAAAGATTAGTTTCTAAATATGAAGCTAAAAATATTAGATCTGCTAAAAAATTAATTGATAGAAAAGACCCTATTGTATGGGGAGCATTAGAAGAAGTAATTAAGGATCATCCGGTATTACTTAACCGTGCACCTACACTTCACAGATTAGGGATTCAAGCTTTTGAACCGGTATTAGTAGAAGGAAAAGCTATTAAATTACATCCTCTTGTATGTACAGCTTATAATGCTGACTTTGATGGGGATCAAATGGCTGTTCACGTACCATTATCAGCAGAAGCTCAAGCGGAAGCTAGATTATTAATGATGAGCACAAATAATATTTTGGCTCCAAAAGATGGTAAACCTATTACAACACCTACACAAGATATGGTTTTGGGTTCATATTATTTGACATCAGAATTTACAGTAGAAGATACAGACTATGTATTTAGTGATTACGATGAAATGATTAAAGCTTTAGAAAATAAAATAATTCATTTACATTCCAGAATTGGTGTAAAGATTAAAAAAGATGAAAAAGATAAAGGTAAGGTTGTAAGATCAACAGTAGGTAGATTTATCTTTAATAGTGAAATTCCTCAAGATTTAGGATTTGTCGATAGAAATAAAGATCCATATTCATTAGAAGTAGATGTTCTTGTAGATAGTAAAATGTTGTCTAAAATTATAGATAAAGCATTCCATAAATATGGAAATATAAGAACTGCAAGATTATTAGATTATATTAAGAAAACAGGATATAATTATTCAACAAAAGCCTCAATTTCAATTGGTATGGCGGATGTTATAACTCCTGATGATAAAGAAGCTATAATTAAAGCTGCGGATGATAAGATTGTTGAAATTGAAGAATATACAAATATGGGATTATATACTGAAGAAGAAAGATATAATCAAGTAATTAAAACATGGGAACAAGCTACAGAAGATGTAACAAAAGCTCTAATGGAAAACTTAGATAGTACAAATACAATAGCTATCATGGCTAACTCCGGAGCTAGAGGTAGTGTTAGACAAATAAGACAACTTGGTGGTATGCGTGGACTTATGGCATCAACAACCGGTAGAACAATTGAAATTCCGGTTAAAGCTAATTTCCGTGAAGGTTTATCGGTACAAGAGTTCTTTATCTCAACACACGGTTCTAGAAAAGGACTTTCAGATACTGCTATTAGAACTGCTGACTCAGGTTATCTAACAAGAAGACTTGTAGATGTTTCTCAAGATGTAATTATTAGAGAAGATGATTGTGGTACGGATTCATATATTACAGTTAAGGATATACTTGAAGGTAAAGAAGTTATCGAAAAGTTAAGAGATAGAATTGTTGGTAGAACATCATTTGAAGATATATTAAATCCTGTTACAGGACAAATTATTGTTCATAAAAATGAAATAATTACTGAAGAAATGGCTGATGAAATTACTAAAGAACATGTAATGGAAAAATTTGGTGGGGATTCAGAAATTATTCAAATTAAAGAAGTTAAAATTAGATCGGCACTTGAATGTAAATCGGAATTTGGCGTATGTTCAAAATGTTACGGTAGAAATTTAGCTACAGGTAAGGAAACAAACATTGGAGAAGCGGTAGGTATTGTTGCTGCTCAATCAATTGGTGAACCCGGTACACAGCTTACAATGCGTACGTTCCACTCTGGTGGGGTTGCCGGAGGAGGAGCTATTACTCAGGGGCTTCCTAGGGTTGAAGAATTATTTGAAGCGAGAAGACCAAAGGGGCAAGCTATTATTGCTAAAAATTCCGGAACTGTTACTGTTGACGATAGTGAAGAAAGAATTAAAATCTTTATTAATGATGGTGAGGAAACATCTAAATATATTTTGCCTTTCAATGTAAATCCTAAACAGGGGATAGTTGATGGTGGACATATCGAAAAGGGTGATAAAATTACCGAAGGTTCTATAAATCCACATGAATATCTAGAATTATTAGGAACTCAAGCTGTTCAAGACTATATAATTAAAGAAATTCAAAAAGTTTATAGATTACAAGGGGTAGATATTGATGATAAACATATTGAAATTATCATTAAACAAATGCTACAAAAAGTTAATATTACTGAAAGTGGAGATTCTGAATTCCTAGTAGGAACAATGCCAAATAGAAGACACGTCGATAATAGAAATAAAGAATTAATTGAACAAGGTAAAAAACCGGCAGAATACGAATATGTGTTGCTTGGTATTACCAAAGCAAGTATAGCTTCAGATTCATTCTTATCGGCTGCATCATTCCAAGAAACAACAAGAGTATTAACTGATGCTTCAATAAAAGCTAAGACGGATGATTTAGTCGGATTAAAAGAAAATATAATTATTGGTAAGTTAATTCCGGCTGGTACAGGTCTAAGTAAATATTCAACGATTTTAGAAGAAGAAAAAGAAGAAATAAGTACTGAAAAATAG
- the fusA gene encoding elongation factor G, which yields MAHIDAGKTTVTERILFYTGKIHKMGDTHEGTAVMDSMAQEQERGITIASAATTAYWKNHKINIIDTPGHVDFTVEVERSLRVLDGSVALFDAKSGVEPQSETVWRQADKYGVPRICYINKMDATGADFIMSVNTIRDKLKANAVPVQLPIGNAHTFRGIIDLIEMDAVVYDENDETGESAKVVEIPEDQLELAKEYRNQLIEAVSDSNEEIMMKFLEEEEITVEELRDAVRVSTINRDIYPVLCGSAYKKRGVQSLIDAMVYYLPSPVDVPAIKGTKPKKTEEEETIEDERHPSVEEPFSALAFKVVADPFVGKLTYFRVYSGHIESGSYVYNSTKGKRERLGRILEMHSNQRTELDHISAGNIGAAIGLKDTTTGDTLCDQDNQIILENMEFPEPVISVAIEPKTKASQEKMGIALGKLAEEDPTFKTYTNQETGQTIIAGMGELHLEIIVDRLLREFKVEANVGNPQVSYRESITKEAEAEGKFVRQSGGRGQYGHVRLRVKPNEPGKGIEFIDNIVGGVVPREYIGSVEKGVREACEAGVLAGYPILDIIVTLYDGSYHEVDSSEMAFQVAGAMGLRAAVEKAGPALLEPIEKVEIVTPEEYLGDVMGDVSSRRGRLDGMGTREGVQIVDAFIPLSEMFGYATSLRSNTQGRATYSMQFDHYEQVPNSIKEKVLEGKKS from the coding sequence ATGGCTCACATAGATGCTGGTAAAACAACAGTAACAGAGCGTATATTATTCTATACAGGTAAAATTCATAAAATGGGTGATACTCACGAAGGGACTGCGGTTATGGACTCCATGGCTCAGGAACAAGAAAGAGGTATCACAATTGCTTCAGCTGCAACAACAGCATACTGGAAAAATCATAAAATTAATATTATCGACACACCAGGGCACGTTGACTTTACAGTTGAGGTAGAAAGATCTTTAAGAGTTCTTGATGGATCAGTTGCATTATTTGACGCTAAGAGTGGGGTAGAACCTCAATCAGAAACAGTTTGGAGACAAGCTGATAAATATGGTGTTCCAAGAATTTGTTATATTAATAAGATGGATGCAACAGGTGCTGACTTTATAATGTCAGTAAATACAATTAGAGATAAATTAAAAGCTAATGCAGTTCCAGTTCAATTACCAATCGGTAATGCACATACATTTAGAGGTATTATTGATTTAATTGAAATGGATGCAGTTGTTTACGATGAAAATGATGAAACAGGAGAATCAGCAAAAGTTGTTGAAATTCCAGAAGACCAATTGGAATTAGCAAAAGAATACAGAAATCAATTAATAGAAGCTGTATCAGATTCAAACGAAGAAATTATGATGAAATTCTTAGAAGAAGAAGAAATTACAGTTGAAGAGTTAAGAGATGCTGTAAGAGTTTCAACAATTAATAGAGATATCTATCCTGTATTATGTGGTTCAGCATACAAGAAGAGAGGTGTTCAATCTCTTATCGATGCTATGGTATATTACTTACCGTCACCAGTGGATGTACCTGCTATTAAAGGTACAAAACCAAAGAAAACAGAAGAAGAAGAAACTATAGAAGATGAAAGACATCCAAGTGTTGAAGAACCATTCTCAGCTTTAGCATTTAAGGTTGTGGCTGACCCATTTGTAGGTAAATTAACTTACTTTAGAGTTTATTCAGGTCACATTGAATCAGGTTCATATGTATATAACTCAACAAAAGGTAAGAGAGAAAGATTAGGACGTATCCTAGAAATGCACTCAAACCAAAGAACAGAGTTAGATCATATTTCTGCAGGTAATATCGGAGCAGCAATTGGATTAAAAGATACAACTACAGGTGATACATTATGTGATCAAGATAATCAAATTATCTTAGAAAACATGGAATTCCCAGAACCGGTTATTTCTGTTGCTATTGAACCTAAGACAAAAGCATCTCAAGAAAAGATGGGTATTGCTTTGGGTAAATTAGCAGAAGAGGATCCAACATTTAAGACATATACAAACCAAGAAACCGGCCAAACAATCATAGCAGGTATGGGTGAGTTGCACTTAGAAATTATCGTAGATAGATTGTTAAGAGAATTTAAAGTTGAAGCTAATGTAGGTAATCCGCAAGTTTCATATAGAGAATCTATTACTAAAGAAGCAGAAGCTGAAGGTAAATTTGTACGTCAATCCGGTGGTCGTGGTCAATATGGTCACGTAAGACTAAGAGTTAAACCAAATGAACCGGGTAAAGGTATAGAATTTATCGATAATATTGTCGGTGGGGTTGTTCCTAGAGAATATATAGGTTCTGTAGAAAAAGGTGTTAGAGAAGCTTGTGAAGCTGGTGTATTGGCAGGATATCCAATATTAGATATTATTGTTACTTTATACGATGGATCATATCACGAAGTTGACTCATCAGAAATGGCTTTCCAAGTTGCAGGGGCTATGGGATTAAGAGCAGCTGTAGAAAAAGCTGGTCCAGCTTTATTAGAACCTATCGAAAAAGTTGAGATTGTTACTCCGGAAGAATATCTTGGAGATGTTATGGGTGACGTTTCATCAAGAAGAGGTAGACTTGATGGTATGGGAACAAGAGAAGGTGTTCAAATCGTTGATGCATTTATTCCATTATCGGAAATGTTTGGATATGCAACATCATTACGTTCAAACACACAAGGACGTGCAACATACTCAATGCAATTTGACCACTATGAACAAGTTCCAAATAGTATAAAAGAAAAAGTATTAGAAGGCAAAAAGTCATAA
- the rpoB gene encoding DNA-directed RNA polymerase subunit beta: protein MNNHTTVYGIRNRESFSRIPETLQLPNLLDIQKGSYEWFLKHGLKEVFEDISPIVDHSGNIHLQFLDYHFDEKPKYSEQESKDRDANYAKKMKVNVRLIILEDGKTKEIKEEEVLMMDDFPLMTDNGTFIINGAERVVVSQLVRSPGVYYSEDFDKNGKKTISSTIIPNRGAWIEYDTDAYGALTIRIDRTRKLPATTLIRALILDNNDEIKEVFGESEVLGETLEKEVSRSKEEALIEIYKKLKPGDPASVEAASSLLHNLFFDTRRYDLSKAGRYTFNKKLAIRSRIREKYAANDIVDEYGEILASKGEFITLEKAIEIENAGINSVDIKVSEDSSEIVRVVGNHYVDIKQFEEIKDLDLSELRLSEKVFYPEMKKIIESFTDDMTDKQKVKLISDNKELISSNTITMEDIIASFSYQLNLYQGVGKIDDIDHLGNRRVRSVGELLQNQFRIGLSRMERVIRERMTTSDPNMLTPKGLLNNRPVSAAIKEFFGSSQLSQFMDQTNPISELTHKRRLSALGPGGLSRDRAGYEVRDVHTSHYGRVCPIETPEGPNIGLITSLTTYGRINDYGFIETPYRKVEKGTGRVTSEIHYLTADEEDIYIKAQANEPLDENGVFINERVSSRGINAVNDVYPKEEIDYMDVSPQQIVSVGASLIPFLENDDATRALMGANMQRQAVPLLKSEAPIIATGIEYRTAKDSGVVIVAKNSGTVKYVGDERIQIEKDIPDENGKYDEYTVLKFKRANQGTTFNQRPIVKIGQHVEAGEIISDGPSTDLGELALGKNILIAFMTWEGYNYEDAMLLNEKLVIDDVLTSVHIEEHTAEARETKLGPEDITRDIPSIGDDMRKDLDQDGIIRIGAEVQAGDILVGKVTPKGETELSPEERLLRAIFGEKAREVRDTSLRVPHGEAGVVVDIKKYSRDNGDELAPGINQVIRVYIATKRKISVGDKMCGRHGNKGVVSRILPIEDMPFLPNGDPVQIVLNPLGVPSRMNIGQVLEVHLGMAAKKLGWHVATPVFDGASDKDIEEALEAAGYSKTGKIQLRDGRTGETFANNVTVGYMYMLKLHHLVDEKIHARSTGPYSLVTQQPLGGKAQFGGQRFGEMEVWALEAYGAAHTLQEMLTVKSDDIIGRVKTYEAIVKGENIPEPGTPESFKVLTKELQSLALNVKLLDEKGEEVILAENTEENDDYRQIERMVEDKEDYPEQSFIN, encoded by the coding sequence ATGAATAATCATACAACAGTGTATGGTATAAGAAATAGAGAAAGTTTCTCTAGAATTCCAGAAACATTGCAACTACCTAATTTGTTAGACATTCAAAAAGGTAGTTATGAGTGGTTTTTAAAACACGGATTAAAAGAAGTGTTTGAAGATATATCTCCAATTGTAGACCATTCAGGAAATATACATTTACAATTTTTAGATTATCATTTTGATGAAAAACCAAAATATTCAGAACAGGAATCTAAAGATAGAGATGCAAACTATGCTAAAAAAATGAAAGTAAATGTACGTCTTATAATTTTAGAAGATGGAAAAACTAAAGAAATAAAAGAAGAAGAAGTTTTAATGATGGATGATTTTCCACTTATGACTGATAATGGTACATTTATTATAAATGGTGCAGAAAGGGTAGTTGTATCTCAATTAGTTAGATCACCGGGAGTATATTACAGTGAAGATTTTGATAAAAACGGAAAAAAAACAATTTCTTCTACGATTATTCCTAATAGAGGAGCATGGATTGAATATGATACAGATGCATATGGTGCTTTGACAATTAGAATTGATAGAACAAGAAAATTACCAGCTACTACATTAATTAGAGCTCTTATTTTAGATAATAATGATGAAATAAAAGAAGTATTTGGTGAATCGGAAGTTTTAGGTGAAACATTAGAAAAAGAAGTTTCAAGGTCTAAAGAAGAAGCATTGATTGAAATTTACAAAAAATTAAAACCGGGAGATCCTGCATCAGTAGAAGCTGCAAGTTCTTTGTTACATAATCTATTTTTTGATACAAGAAGATATGATTTATCAAAGGCGGGCAGATATACATTTAACAAAAAATTAGCAATAAGAAGCAGAATTAGGGAAAAATATGCAGCTAACGATATTGTTGATGAATATGGTGAAATTTTGGCATCCAAGGGAGAATTTATTACTCTAGAAAAAGCAATTGAAATTGAAAATGCAGGTATAAATTCTGTAGATATTAAAGTTTCCGAAGACAGCTCTGAAATAGTTAGAGTTGTAGGTAATCATTATGTTGATATAAAACAATTTGAAGAAATAAAGGATCTTGATTTATCAGAATTAAGGTTATCGGAAAAAGTTTTTTATCCAGAAATGAAGAAAATTATTGAATCATTTACAGATGATATGACTGATAAGCAAAAAGTTAAATTAATTTCTGATAATAAGGAATTAATTTCTTCAAATACAATAACAATGGAAGATATTATTGCAAGTTTTTCATATCAATTAAACTTATACCAAGGGGTTGGGAAAATTGATGATATAGATCACTTGGGAAATAGAAGAGTTAGATCTGTGGGTGAATTATTACAAAATCAATTTAGAATTGGTCTTTCAAGAATGGAAAGAGTAATAAGAGAAAGAATGACAACATCTGATCCTAATATGTTAACTCCAAAAGGATTATTAAATAATAGACCAGTTTCAGCTGCAATTAAAGAATTCTTCGGTTCATCACAATTATCTCAATTTATGGATCAAACAAACCCTATTTCAGAATTAACGCATAAGAGAAGACTATCTGCTTTAGGACCTGGTGGTTTGTCAAGAGACAGGGCAGGTTATGAAGTTCGTGACGTTCATACTTCACATTACGGTAGAGTATGTCCAATTGAAACACCTGAAGGACCAAATATCGGTTTGATTACATCTTTAACAACATATGGAAGAATTAATGACTATGGATTTATTGAAACACCATATAGAAAGGTTGAAAAAGGGACCGGTAGGGTAACGTCTGAAATCCACTATTTAACAGCTGATGAAGAAGATATCTACATAAAAGCTCAAGCTAATGAACCTTTAGATGAAAATGGTGTATTTATAAATGAAAGAGTTTCCTCAAGAGGTATAAATGCGGTTAATGACGTTTATCCAAAAGAGGAAATAGATTATATGGATGTTTCACCACAACAAATAGTTTCAGTAGGGGCATCATTGATTCCATTCTTAGAAAATGACGATGCAACTCGTGCATTGATGGGTGCAAACATGCAAAGACAAGCTGTGCCTTTATTAAAATCAGAAGCTCCAATTATAGCAACCGGTATAGAGTATAGAACAGCTAAAGACTCAGGAGTTGTAATTGTTGCTAAAAATTCTGGTACAGTAAAATACGTAGGGGATGAAAGAATTCAAATTGAAAAAGACATCCCTGATGAAAATGGAAAATATGATGAATATACAGTACTAAAATTTAAGAGAGCCAACCAAGGTACAACATTTAACCAAAGACCAATTGTTAAAATCGGTCAACACGTTGAAGCTGGAGAAATAATTTCAGATGGACCTTCAACAGATTTAGGAGAATTAGCTTTAGGTAAAAACATCTTGATAGCATTTATGACATGGGAAGGTTACAATTATGAAGATGCCATGTTATTAAATGAAAAATTGGTTATTGATGATGTTTTAACATCTGTTCATATCGAAGAACACACAGCTGAGGCTAGAGAAACAAAATTAGGACCTGAAGATATCACTAGAGATATACCAAGTATTGGTGATGATATGAGAAAAGATTTAGATCAAGATGGTATTATAAGAATCGGTGCTGAAGTACAAGCTGGAGATATCTTAGTTGGTAAAGTAACTCCAAAAGGAGAAACAGAATTATCACCGGAAGAAAGATTATTAAGGGCTATCTTTGGCGAAAAAGCTAGAGAAGTTAGAGATACTTCTTTAAGAGTTCCTCACGGTGAAGCCGGTGTTGTTGTTGATATTAAGAAATATTCAAGAGATAATGGAGATGAATTAGCTCCGGGAATTAATCAAGTTATAAGGGTTTATATTGCAACAAAGAGAAAGATTTCTGTTGGAGATAAGATGTGTGGTCGTCACGGTAATAAAGGGGTTGTATCAAGAATATTGCCAATTGAAGATATGCCATTTTTACCAAATGGGGATCCGGTTCAAATAGTTTTAAATCCATTAGGGGTGCCTTCACGTATGAATATTGGACAAGTACTAGAAGTTCACCTGGGTATGGCTGCGAAAAAACTGGGATGGCATGTAGCTACTCCGGTATTTGATGGGGCTTCAGATAAAGATATTGAAGAAGCTTTAGAAGCGGCAGGATATAGCAAAACAGGTAAAATTCAGCTTAGAGATGGTAGAACGGGAGAAACATTTGCAAATAATGTTACAGTAGGTTATATGTATATGTTGAAACTTCACCATCTAGTTGATGAAAAAATTCACGCAAGATCTACGGGACCATATTCTCTTGTAACACAACAACCATTGGGTGGTAAAGCACAATTTGGTGGACAAAGATTTGGAGAAATGGAAGTTTGGGCATTAGAAGCTTATGGGGCAGCACATACATTACAAGAAATGTTAACTGTAAAATCAGATGATATTATCGGCAGAGTTAAGACGTATGAAGCAATTGTAAAAGGTGAAAATATTCCGGAACCGGGTACACCTGAATCATTCAAGGTTTTAACTAAAGAATTACAATCATTAGCATTGAATGTAAAATTATTAGATGAAAAAGGCGAAGAAGTTATTTTAGCTGAAAATACAGAAGAAAATGATGATTATCGTCAAATCGAAAGAATGGTTGAAGATAAAGAAGATTATCCAGAACAATCATTTATAAATTAA
- the rpsG gene encoding 30S ribosomal protein S7 translates to MPRKNSVPKRDVLPDPIYGDKVVTKLINNVMLDGKKGVAQKIVYSAFEKLAETTGEDALEVFQKALQNVMPLLEVKARRIGGATYQVPMEVRPARRQTLALRWLVTYSRARGEKTMMERLSKEILDAANNTGSSVKKKEEMHRMAEANRAFAHFRY, encoded by the coding sequence GTGCCAAGAAAAAATAGTGTACCTAAAAGGGACGTACTACCAGATCCAATATATGGAGATAAAGTAGTAACTAAGCTAATCAATAATGTTATGCTTGACGGTAAAAAAGGTGTTGCTCAAAAAATTGTTTATTCTGCATTTGAAAAATTAGCAGAAACAACAGGTGAAGATGCACTTGAAGTTTTCCAAAAAGCTTTGCAAAATGTTATGCCGCTTTTAGAAGTTAAAGCAAGAAGAATAGGTGGGGCAACATACCAAGTTCCTATGGAAGTAAGACCTGCAAGAAGACAAACTTTAGCTTTAAGATGGTTAGTAACATATTCAAGAGCTAGAGGCGAAAAAACAATGATGGAAAGACTAAGCAAGGAAATTTTAGACGCAGCAAATAATACCGGATCAAGCGTAAAGAAAAAAGAAGAAATGCACAGAATGGCTGAAGCTAATAGAGCTTTTGCACATTTCAGATATTAA